A portion of the Musa acuminata AAA Group cultivar baxijiao chromosome BXJ1-1, Cavendish_Baxijiao_AAA, whole genome shotgun sequence genome contains these proteins:
- the LOC135587368 gene encoding cytochrome P450 94C1-like, which translates to MEVDALQSHFSLLFFSFSISLVVVAVLVELLRTRPWWCNCAVCKAYVTSSWSAEFDNLCDWYAHLLRESPTRTITVHVLGCTVTANPDNVEHMLKTRFENYPKGKPFSSILGDLLGHGIFNVDGEHWRFQRKMASAELGSAAVRVFASQIVAEEVGFRLLPLLDMACKNDAVLDLQDVFRQLAFDSICKISFGLDPGCLQLSLPMSEFAAAFDKATRLLAGRATHTIPAIWKVKRLFNRGSEGQIREAIELVDLLVKEVIHQRRKYGFASDQDLLSRFMRCIDNDRYLRDIVISFVLAGRDTVASALTSFFMLLSRYPAVCSAIRDEVEDIVGNAPALASYDQLRELHYLHAALYESMRLYPPVQFDSKFCLDDDVLPDGTFVRKGTRMTYHAYAMGRMEELWGSDYAEFRPERWIRHGQFVPESPFKYPVFQGGLRVCLGKEMALMEMKSVVALVIRDFDVDVLGGNRPPKFAPGLTATLSGGLAVRARRRTGSAAPHGTS; encoded by the coding sequence ATGGAAGTAGATGCGCTGCAGTCTCacttctccctcctcttcttctccttctccatttCCTTGGTGGTCGTCGCGGTTTTGGTGGAGCTGCTGAGGACTCGGCCATGGTGGTGCAACTGCGCCGTCTGCAAGGCCTACGTGACGTCGTCGTGGTCGGCGGAGTTCGACAACCTCTGCGACTGGTACGCGCACCTCCTCCGGGAGTCGCCCACACGGACCATCACTGTCCACGTGCTCGGATGCACCGTCACCGCCAACCCCGACAACGTGGAGCACATGCTAAAAACCCGCTTCGAGAACTACCCCAAGGGAAAACCTTTCTCCTCCATCCTCGGCGACCTGCTCGGCCACGGCATCTTCAACGTGGACGGCGAGCACTGGCGGTTCCAGCGCAAGATGGCGAGCGCTGAGCTCGGCAGCGCCGCGGTCCGCGTGTTCGCGTCGCAGATCGTCGCCGAAGAGGTCGGGTTCCGCCTGCTGCCGCTGCTCGACATGGCGTGCAAGAACGATGCGGTGCTCGACCTGCAGGACGTGTTCCGACAGTTGGCGTTCGACAGCATATGCAAGATCTCGTTCGGGCTCGACCCCGGCTGCCTCCAGCTGTCGCTGCCCATGTCGGAGTTCGCGGCGGCCTTCGACAAGGCCACGAGGCTATTGGCGGGGAGGGCGACACATACTATTCCGGCGATATGGAAGGTCAAGCGGCTCTTCAACCGGGGATCGGAGGGACAGATCCGAGAGGCGATCGAGCTGGTGGATCTCCTGGTCAAGGAGGTCATCCACCAGAGAAGGAAGTATGGCTTCGCGTCGGACCAAGATCTCCTGTCCCGGTTCATGAGATGCATCGACAACGACAGGTACCTCCGCGACATCGTCATCAGCTTCGTGTTGGCCGGCCGCGACACCGTCGCGTCCGCCCTGACAAGCTTCTTCATGCTACTCTCTCGCTACCCGGCGGTCTGCTCCGCCATTCGAGACGAGGTCGAGGACATCGTTGGGAACGCCCCAGCGCTCGCGAGCTACGACCAACTGAGGGAGTTGCACTACTTGCATGCGGCCTTGTACGAGAGCATGCGGCTGTACCCGCCGGTGCAGTTCGACTCCAAGTTCTGCCTCGACGACGACGTGCTTCCGGACGGCACATTCGTGAGGAAGGGAACGCGGATGACGTACCACGCCTACGCCATGGGGCGGATGGAGGAGTTGTGGGGGAGCGACTACGCCGAGTTCCGACCGGAGCGGTGGATCAGGCACGGCCAGTTTGTGCCGGAGAGCCCGTTCAAGTATCCGGTGTTCCAGGGCGGCCTTCGCGTGTGCCTCGGCAAGGAGATGGCGCTGATGGAGATGAAGAGCGTGGTCGCGTTGGTCATCCGCGATTTCGACGTCGACGTGCTCGGAGGGAACCGACCGCCGAAGTTCGCGCCCGGCCTCACGGCCACCCTCAGTGGAGGGCTCGCCGTCAGAGCACGCCGGAGAACGGGCAGTGCCGCCCCACACGGCACAAGCTAA